The following proteins come from a genomic window of Plutella xylostella chromosome 22, ilPluXylo3.1, whole genome shotgun sequence:
- the LOC105395738 gene encoding translation initiation factor eIF-2B subunit gamma: protein MHKILEFQAVVLAAGRGSRLPDVGGSVSKCLLPVGPYPVLWYSLNMLEKLGFQDTMILVLDEDKSNILCSLEKCPLKIKYELIVIPADEDWGTADSLKHISSRVVSDLLVVSGDLITNVNVTELLNLYRKHDAAIATLFFDNGPEEWIELPGVKTKAKPDRDLVCIDKDTQRLVFLASASDFEENVTLPRVITKKFNSISLYSRLLDAHIYVMKKWVVNYLVDADKFTSVKGELVPYIVKKQLSKPKSTTDIKGTSEKNVEVNKDILDYAVEHGYESQIRLMSSYNDHEGGGKGVYYNDILRCYAHIPDKNTFGIRVNTLSSFYLANSKIMSKWEELMGAPLTERFHPTSEVKTRQIDETSTVGDKSVVSEKTSIKNTFIGANCTIENKVRLTNCILMNNVTIKEGCVLEDSVVYTGATVGEGGALRHCLVGPHHAVPPRAAAAHQLRADTAHDVITLG, encoded by the exons ATGCACAAAATACTTGAATTTCAAGCTGTAGTGCTAGCGGCAGGGAGGGGCTCCCGCCTGCCCGATGTCGGGGGCTCGGTGTCCAAGTGCCTGTTGCCAGTAGGACCGTACCCAGTCCTTTGGTACTCATTGAATATGTTAGAAAAGTTGGGTTTCCAAG ATACAATGATTCTAGTACTGGATGAagataaatcaaatattttatgctCACTAGAAAAATGTCCATTGAAAATCAAATATGAACTCATAGTGATACCAGCTGATGAGGACTGGGGCACGGCCGACTCCCTGAAGCACATCAGCAGCCGCGTGGTGAGTGACCTCCTCGTGGTCTCCGGAGACCTCATCACCAATGTCAATGTCACAGAACTGCTCAATCTGTACCGCAAGCATGATGCCGCAATTGCCACATTATTCTTCGACAATGGTCCAGAAGAGTGGATAGAACTCCCCGGAGTTAAAACAAAAGCCAAACCTGACAGAGACCTCGTCTGTATAGATAAAGACACACAGAGGCTGGTGTTCCTTGCTAGCGCCAGTGACTTTGAAGAGAATGTGACATTGCCGAGAGTGATAACAAAGAAGTTCAATTCTATCAGCCTGTACAGCAGATTGCTGGATGCTCACATTTATGTAATGAAGAAATGGGTGGTCAACTACTTGGTCGACGCTGACAAGTTCACGTCAGTCAAAGGAGAGCTGGTGCCGTACATTGTAAAGAAACAACTGAGCAAACCCAAGAGTACCACTGATATAAAGGGCACATCAGAGAAGAATGTTGAAGTGAATAAGGACATCTTAGACTATGCAGTGGAGCATGGCTATGAGAGCCAGATAAGACTGATGTCTTCATACAATGACCACGAGGGAGGCGGCAAGGGAGTCTATTACAATGACATACTGAGATGCTATGCCCACATTCctgataaaaatacatttggcATAAGAGTAAACACTCTCTCATCATTCTACCTAGCAAATAGTAAG ATAATGTCCAAATGGGAAGAGCTAATGGGTGCACCTCTAACTGAAAGGTTTCACCCCACAAGTGAAGTGAAGACAAGACAGATAGATGAGACAAGTACAGTCGGCGACAAAAGTGTTGTTAGTGAAAAGACGTCCATTAAGAACACCTTCATAGGTGCCAACTGTACCATCGAAAACAAAGTGCGACTCACTAACTGTATCCTGATGAACAATGTCACTATTAAAGAAGG TTGTGTCCTCGAAGACAGCGTGGTATACACGGGCGCCACCGTGGGCGAGGGCGGCGCGCTGCGGCACTGCCTCGTGGGCCCGCACCACGCGgtgccgccgcgcgccgccgccgcccaccaGCTGCGCGCCGACACCgcgcatgacgtcatcactcTGGGGTAG
- the LOC105384413 gene encoding myosin-11 isoform X3, which yields MSNTSLVSVKELIESAFGGDDANTVNFKLLEAVLYILARQLRMLGRRVQVTCGPLSPTHTLSRLSVSEVKIEASGVIRDKKLKAADKAGKVTTEKEKGQLKRGKSETDTGSASKKASSLHKTRSDSHEEPDLNPQAMTAATGKQHEKILVVERIPSQELKKAKSGRPDISVVTFEQFETLVSKVKELEDRLAPARKPSFPENEELINEIRKGGSLTDAMAALQLGARLESSEKTLENLINLVTELAQKTGVDLTGTGSRPTHGTQDVPGSTSQIAQHSKKELHESERISQMELRKALMDTHSQIIKELTEQNEKARLTTEEAVNSAKKIEENLHVAIELGDRMQELESLVADYTDRITYIDTGVSAQMNSYQEQLTQMQFDLESGLDAMAESLANSGTDPAAVAELNGRFSTLQSDLDHISASQRDLGEMQKQYSEDLQALWKDIELIRCIKPDRAEVLDALRDKAGLSDLNGRVRQDQFEAVHGDLLKRIAAAYDKFNNQEYVWQRMIDDVVKEINERVDYDQVIALRDEAEKHLTNLQQKVEELAKIVGKPRVACVTKKLCLEGNCLSCTTAGRLEEKVEPLPELPALLRCHGYPPAHTLEDKSLRESGDAPCYQGRLIKHAIDPRAFFCHRFCGGAHTVTTDIKRTHPPEMVVQSVNYPTSMDKELVSSPPITVISPQPCDPCNKPE from the exons ATGTCGAACACTAGTTTAGTGAGTGTAAAGGAGTTGATTGAGTCAGCGTTTGGTGGTGATGAT GCCAACACTGTCAACTTTAAGTTACTGGAGGCAGTGCTCTACATCCTGGCGAGACAGCTGCGTATGTTGGGGCGCCGCGTGCAGGTCACCTGCGGGCCTCTCAGCCCCACGCACACCTTGAGCAGGCTCTCCGTCAGCGAAGTCAAGATAGAAGCGTCTGGTGTAATCAGGGATAAGAAACTTAAGGCAGCGGACAAAGCCGGTAAAGTAACAACGGAAAAGGAAAAAG GACAACTAAAGAGAGGAAAATCGGAGACTGATACAGGAAGTGCTTCGAAAAAAGCATCTTCCTTACATAAAACG AGAAGCGATTCCCACGAAGAGCCAGATCTGAACCCGCAAGCAATGACAGCAGCTACCG GAAAGCAGCACGAGAAGATATTAGTTG TTGAAAGAATCCCATCACAAGAGTTGAAAAAGG CGAAATCAGGTCGTCCAGATATATCCGTGGTAACATTTGAGCAGTTTGAGACTCTAGTATCAAAAGTAAAAGAATTAGAAGACCGCTTGGCCCCGGCTAGGAAACCAAGTTTCCCGGAAAATGAGGAACTTATAAATGAGATTCGTAAAGGTGGATCTTTGACTGATGCCATGGCTGCTCTGCAACTCGGAGCTAGACTAGAATCTTCAGAAAAGACTTTAGAAAATCTTATCAATCTTGTCACTGAGTTAGCACAAAAAACAGGAGTAGATTTGACGGGAACTGGCTCCCGTCCGACCCATGGGACGCAAGATGTCCCAGGAAGCACCAGCCAAATAGCACAGCATTCAAAAAAAGAGCTCCACGAGTCTGAACGAATATCACAAATGGAATTGAG AAAAGCTTTGATGGACACACATAGCCAAATAATAAAAGAGTTAACCGAACAAAACGAAAAAGCTAGACTGACTACAGAAGAGGCAGTAAatagtgcaaaaaaaatag AAGAAAATCTTCATGTGGCAATAGAATTAGGAGATCGTATGCAAGAACTTGAATCTTTGGTAGCAGACTACACTGATCGAAtaacatacatagatacaggAGTATCTGCTCAG ATGAACAGTTACCAAGAGCAATTGACCCAGATGCAGTTTGATTTGGAATCAGGGTTGGATGCCATGGCCGAGTCCCTGGCTAACTCGGGGACCGATCCGGCTG ctgtAGCAGAACTAAACGGACGATTCTCTACCCTTCAGTCCGATTTGGATCACATATCAGCATCACAAAGGGATTTGGGCGAAATGCAGAAGCAGTATTCAGAAGATTTGCAA GCTCTATGGAAGGACATAGAGCTGATCCGCTGCATCAAGCCAGACCGCGCAGAGGTTTTAGACGCGCTGCGGGACAAGGCCGGCCTCTCCGACCTGAACGGACGCGTGCGGCAGGACCAGTTCGAGGCGGTCCACGGAGACCTGCTGAAGCGCATAGCGGCTGCCTACGACAAGTTCAACAACCAGGAGTATGTGTGGCAG AGAATGATAGACGACGTTGTCAAGGAAATCAACGAAAGGGTTGATTACGATCAAGTGATCGCTTTACGTGACGAAGCGGAAAAACACTTGACCAATTTACAACAGAAAGTTGAAGAGTTGGCTAAAATCGTTGGCAAGCCACGGGTTGCCTGTGTTACGAAAAAGCTGTGTCTGGAAGGCAACTGCTTGTCTTGTACGACTGCTGGCAGGCTGGAAGAAAAGGTTGAGCCTTTGCCTGAATTGCCAGCCCTGCTGCGTTGCCATGGATACCCTCCCGCACACACTTTGGAAGACAAGTCTCTTCGTGAAAGTGGCGACGCTCCATGCTACCAGGGACGGCTTATAAAGCACGCTATTGATCCGCG AGCTTTCTTTTGCCACCGTTTTTGTGGTGGTGCGCATACTGTAACCACAGATATAAAACGGACGCATCCTCCCGAGATGGTCGTACAATCTGTAAATTATCCTACTAGCATGGATAAAGAGCTCGTAAGTTCG cCTCCTATTACGGTAATAAGTCCGCAGCCGTGTGATCCTTGTAACAAGCCAGAATAA
- the LOC105384413 gene encoding myosin-11 isoform X2 has product MSNTSLVSVKELIESAFGGDDANTVNFKLLEAVLYILARQLRMLGRRVQVTCGPLSPTHTLSRLSVSEVKIEASGVIRDKKLKAADKAGKVTTEKEKGQLKRGKSETDTGSASKKASSLHKTEAGLDILESSKEVELRVISQRSDSHEEPDLNPQAMTAATGKQHEKILVVERIPSQELKKAKSGRPDISVVTFEQFETLVSKVKELEDRLAPARKPSFPENEELINEIRKGGSLTDAMAALQLGARLESSEKTLENLINLVTELAQKTGVDLTGTGSRPTHGTQDVPGSTSQIAQHSKKELHESERISQMELRKALMDTHSQIIKELTEQNEKARLTTEEAVNSAKKIEENLHVAIELGDRMQELESLVADYTDRITYIDTGVSAQMNSYQEQLTQMQFDLESGLDAMAESLANSGTDPAAVAELNGRFSTLQSDLDHISASQRDLGEMQKQYSEDLQALWKDIELIRCIKPDRAEVLDALRDKAGLSDLNGRVRQDQFEAVHGDLLKRIAAAYDKFNNQEYVWQRMIDDVVKEINERVDYDQVIALRDEAEKHLTNLQQKVEELAKIVGKPRVACVTKKLCLEGNCLSCTTAGRLEEKVEPLPELPALLRCHGYPPAHTLEDKSLRESGDAPCYQGRLIKHAIDPRAFFCHRFCGGAHTVTTDIKRTHPPEMVVQSVNYPTSMDKELPPITVISPQPCDPCNKPE; this is encoded by the exons ATGTCGAACACTAGTTTAGTGAGTGTAAAGGAGTTGATTGAGTCAGCGTTTGGTGGTGATGAT GCCAACACTGTCAACTTTAAGTTACTGGAGGCAGTGCTCTACATCCTGGCGAGACAGCTGCGTATGTTGGGGCGCCGCGTGCAGGTCACCTGCGGGCCTCTCAGCCCCACGCACACCTTGAGCAGGCTCTCCGTCAGCGAAGTCAAGATAGAAGCGTCTGGTGTAATCAGGGATAAGAAACTTAAGGCAGCGGACAAAGCCGGTAAAGTAACAACGGAAAAGGAAAAAG GACAACTAAAGAGAGGAAAATCGGAGACTGATACAGGAAGTGCTTCGAAAAAAGCATCTTCCTTACATAAAACG GAAGCTGGTCTGGATATTTTGGAATCGAGCAAAGAAGTAGAGCTACGAGTTATTAGTCAG AGAAGCGATTCCCACGAAGAGCCAGATCTGAACCCGCAAGCAATGACAGCAGCTACCG GAAAGCAGCACGAGAAGATATTAGTTG TTGAAAGAATCCCATCACAAGAGTTGAAAAAGG CGAAATCAGGTCGTCCAGATATATCCGTGGTAACATTTGAGCAGTTTGAGACTCTAGTATCAAAAGTAAAAGAATTAGAAGACCGCTTGGCCCCGGCTAGGAAACCAAGTTTCCCGGAAAATGAGGAACTTATAAATGAGATTCGTAAAGGTGGATCTTTGACTGATGCCATGGCTGCTCTGCAACTCGGAGCTAGACTAGAATCTTCAGAAAAGACTTTAGAAAATCTTATCAATCTTGTCACTGAGTTAGCACAAAAAACAGGAGTAGATTTGACGGGAACTGGCTCCCGTCCGACCCATGGGACGCAAGATGTCCCAGGAAGCACCAGCCAAATAGCACAGCATTCAAAAAAAGAGCTCCACGAGTCTGAACGAATATCACAAATGGAATTGAG AAAAGCTTTGATGGACACACATAGCCAAATAATAAAAGAGTTAACCGAACAAAACGAAAAAGCTAGACTGACTACAGAAGAGGCAGTAAatagtgcaaaaaaaatag AAGAAAATCTTCATGTGGCAATAGAATTAGGAGATCGTATGCAAGAACTTGAATCTTTGGTAGCAGACTACACTGATCGAAtaacatacatagatacaggAGTATCTGCTCAG ATGAACAGTTACCAAGAGCAATTGACCCAGATGCAGTTTGATTTGGAATCAGGGTTGGATGCCATGGCCGAGTCCCTGGCTAACTCGGGGACCGATCCGGCTG ctgtAGCAGAACTAAACGGACGATTCTCTACCCTTCAGTCCGATTTGGATCACATATCAGCATCACAAAGGGATTTGGGCGAAATGCAGAAGCAGTATTCAGAAGATTTGCAA GCTCTATGGAAGGACATAGAGCTGATCCGCTGCATCAAGCCAGACCGCGCAGAGGTTTTAGACGCGCTGCGGGACAAGGCCGGCCTCTCCGACCTGAACGGACGCGTGCGGCAGGACCAGTTCGAGGCGGTCCACGGAGACCTGCTGAAGCGCATAGCGGCTGCCTACGACAAGTTCAACAACCAGGAGTATGTGTGGCAG AGAATGATAGACGACGTTGTCAAGGAAATCAACGAAAGGGTTGATTACGATCAAGTGATCGCTTTACGTGACGAAGCGGAAAAACACTTGACCAATTTACAACAGAAAGTTGAAGAGTTGGCTAAAATCGTTGGCAAGCCACGGGTTGCCTGTGTTACGAAAAAGCTGTGTCTGGAAGGCAACTGCTTGTCTTGTACGACTGCTGGCAGGCTGGAAGAAAAGGTTGAGCCTTTGCCTGAATTGCCAGCCCTGCTGCGTTGCCATGGATACCCTCCCGCACACACTTTGGAAGACAAGTCTCTTCGTGAAAGTGGCGACGCTCCATGCTACCAGGGACGGCTTATAAAGCACGCTATTGATCCGCG AGCTTTCTTTTGCCACCGTTTTTGTGGTGGTGCGCATACTGTAACCACAGATATAAAACGGACGCATCCTCCCGAGATGGTCGTACAATCTGTAAATTATCCTACTAGCATGGATAAAGAGCTC cCTCCTATTACGGTAATAAGTCCGCAGCCGTGTGATCCTTGTAACAAGCCAGAATAA
- the LOC105384413 gene encoding myosin-11 isoform X1, translating to MSNTSLVSVKELIESAFGGDDANTVNFKLLEAVLYILARQLRMLGRRVQVTCGPLSPTHTLSRLSVSEVKIEASGVIRDKKLKAADKAGKVTTEKEKGQLKRGKSETDTGSASKKASSLHKTEAGLDILESSKEVELRVISQRSDSHEEPDLNPQAMTAATGKQHEKILVVERIPSQELKKAKSGRPDISVVTFEQFETLVSKVKELEDRLAPARKPSFPENEELINEIRKGGSLTDAMAALQLGARLESSEKTLENLINLVTELAQKTGVDLTGTGSRPTHGTQDVPGSTSQIAQHSKKELHESERISQMELRKALMDTHSQIIKELTEQNEKARLTTEEAVNSAKKIEENLHVAIELGDRMQELESLVADYTDRITYIDTGVSAQMNSYQEQLTQMQFDLESGLDAMAESLANSGTDPAAVAELNGRFSTLQSDLDHISASQRDLGEMQKQYSEDLQALWKDIELIRCIKPDRAEVLDALRDKAGLSDLNGRVRQDQFEAVHGDLLKRIAAAYDKFNNQEYVWQRMIDDVVKEINERVDYDQVIALRDEAEKHLTNLQQKVEELAKIVGKPRVACVTKKLCLEGNCLSCTTAGRLEEKVEPLPELPALLRCHGYPPAHTLEDKSLRESGDAPCYQGRLIKHAIDPRAFFCHRFCGGAHTVTTDIKRTHPPEMVVQSVNYPTSMDKELVSSPPITVISPQPCDPCNKPE from the exons ATGTCGAACACTAGTTTAGTGAGTGTAAAGGAGTTGATTGAGTCAGCGTTTGGTGGTGATGAT GCCAACACTGTCAACTTTAAGTTACTGGAGGCAGTGCTCTACATCCTGGCGAGACAGCTGCGTATGTTGGGGCGCCGCGTGCAGGTCACCTGCGGGCCTCTCAGCCCCACGCACACCTTGAGCAGGCTCTCCGTCAGCGAAGTCAAGATAGAAGCGTCTGGTGTAATCAGGGATAAGAAACTTAAGGCAGCGGACAAAGCCGGTAAAGTAACAACGGAAAAGGAAAAAG GACAACTAAAGAGAGGAAAATCGGAGACTGATACAGGAAGTGCTTCGAAAAAAGCATCTTCCTTACATAAAACG GAAGCTGGTCTGGATATTTTGGAATCGAGCAAAGAAGTAGAGCTACGAGTTATTAGTCAG AGAAGCGATTCCCACGAAGAGCCAGATCTGAACCCGCAAGCAATGACAGCAGCTACCG GAAAGCAGCACGAGAAGATATTAGTTG TTGAAAGAATCCCATCACAAGAGTTGAAAAAGG CGAAATCAGGTCGTCCAGATATATCCGTGGTAACATTTGAGCAGTTTGAGACTCTAGTATCAAAAGTAAAAGAATTAGAAGACCGCTTGGCCCCGGCTAGGAAACCAAGTTTCCCGGAAAATGAGGAACTTATAAATGAGATTCGTAAAGGTGGATCTTTGACTGATGCCATGGCTGCTCTGCAACTCGGAGCTAGACTAGAATCTTCAGAAAAGACTTTAGAAAATCTTATCAATCTTGTCACTGAGTTAGCACAAAAAACAGGAGTAGATTTGACGGGAACTGGCTCCCGTCCGACCCATGGGACGCAAGATGTCCCAGGAAGCACCAGCCAAATAGCACAGCATTCAAAAAAAGAGCTCCACGAGTCTGAACGAATATCACAAATGGAATTGAG AAAAGCTTTGATGGACACACATAGCCAAATAATAAAAGAGTTAACCGAACAAAACGAAAAAGCTAGACTGACTACAGAAGAGGCAGTAAatagtgcaaaaaaaatag AAGAAAATCTTCATGTGGCAATAGAATTAGGAGATCGTATGCAAGAACTTGAATCTTTGGTAGCAGACTACACTGATCGAAtaacatacatagatacaggAGTATCTGCTCAG ATGAACAGTTACCAAGAGCAATTGACCCAGATGCAGTTTGATTTGGAATCAGGGTTGGATGCCATGGCCGAGTCCCTGGCTAACTCGGGGACCGATCCGGCTG ctgtAGCAGAACTAAACGGACGATTCTCTACCCTTCAGTCCGATTTGGATCACATATCAGCATCACAAAGGGATTTGGGCGAAATGCAGAAGCAGTATTCAGAAGATTTGCAA GCTCTATGGAAGGACATAGAGCTGATCCGCTGCATCAAGCCAGACCGCGCAGAGGTTTTAGACGCGCTGCGGGACAAGGCCGGCCTCTCCGACCTGAACGGACGCGTGCGGCAGGACCAGTTCGAGGCGGTCCACGGAGACCTGCTGAAGCGCATAGCGGCTGCCTACGACAAGTTCAACAACCAGGAGTATGTGTGGCAG AGAATGATAGACGACGTTGTCAAGGAAATCAACGAAAGGGTTGATTACGATCAAGTGATCGCTTTACGTGACGAAGCGGAAAAACACTTGACCAATTTACAACAGAAAGTTGAAGAGTTGGCTAAAATCGTTGGCAAGCCACGGGTTGCCTGTGTTACGAAAAAGCTGTGTCTGGAAGGCAACTGCTTGTCTTGTACGACTGCTGGCAGGCTGGAAGAAAAGGTTGAGCCTTTGCCTGAATTGCCAGCCCTGCTGCGTTGCCATGGATACCCTCCCGCACACACTTTGGAAGACAAGTCTCTTCGTGAAAGTGGCGACGCTCCATGCTACCAGGGACGGCTTATAAAGCACGCTATTGATCCGCG AGCTTTCTTTTGCCACCGTTTTTGTGGTGGTGCGCATACTGTAACCACAGATATAAAACGGACGCATCCTCCCGAGATGGTCGTACAATCTGTAAATTATCCTACTAGCATGGATAAAGAGCTCGTAAGTTCG cCTCCTATTACGGTAATAAGTCCGCAGCCGTGTGATCCTTGTAACAAGCCAGAATAA